A section of the Phacochoerus africanus isolate WHEZ1 chromosome 4, ROS_Pafr_v1, whole genome shotgun sequence genome encodes:
- the PKP3 gene encoding plakophilin-3, with product MQPRTPRPTAVASGLSPRAGSVPTTSRPEAGVCSLALPSDLQLDRRGAEGPEAERWRAARVQEQVRARLLQLGQQPRHNGAAEPEGAAEAARGGSRAQYHTLQAGFSSRSQGLSGDTTSTFRPIAKPTYSPASWSSRSAVDLSSSRRLSSAHNGGSTFGAAGYGGVQPAAPMPTRPVSFHERGGVGSRMDYDTLSLRSLRLGAGGPDDRCSVLSEQLEPATASAYRAFAYERQASSSSGRAGGLDWPEAAEGPPSRTIRAPAMRTLQRFQSSHRSRGGAGGAPGGVLEPMTRAPSVRSLSLSLADSGHLPDLRGLDSYGGRRTLQRLSSGFDDMDLPSAVKYLMASDPNLQVLGAAYIQHKCYSDAAAKKQARSLQAVPRLVKLFNHANQEVQRHATGAMRNLVYDNADNKLALVEENGIFELLRTLREQDDELRKNVTGILWNLSSSDHLKDRLARDTLEQLTDLVLSPLSGAGGPPLIQQNASEAEIFYNATGLLRNLSSASQATRQKMRECHGLVDALVTYIHHALDVGKCEDKSVENAVCVLRNLSYRLYDEMPPSALQRLEGRGRRDTAGAPPGEVVGCFTPQSRRLRELPLAADALTFAEVSKDPKGLEWLWSPQVVGLYNRLLQRCELNRHTTEAAAGALQNITAGDRRWAGVLSRLALEQERILNPLLDRVRTADHHQLRSLTGLIRNLSRNARNKDEMSTKVVSHLIEKLPGSVGEKSPPADVLVNIIAILNNLVVASPVAARDLLYFDGLRKLVFIKKKQDSPDSEKSSRAASSLLANLWQYSKLHRDFRAKGYRKEDFLGP from the exons ATGCAGCCGAGGACTCCTCGGCCAACAGCAGTGGCCTCGGGGCTGAGCCCCAGGGCCGGCAGTGTCCCGACCACCAGCAGG CCCGAGGCCGGCGTGTGCTCCCTGGCGCTGCCCTCGGACCTGCAGCTGGACCGCCGGGGCGCGGAAGGGCCGGAGGCTGAGCGGTGGCGGGCGGCCCGCGTCCAGGAGCAGGTCCGCGCCCGCCTCCTGCAGCTGGGCCAACAGCCTCGGCACAACGGGGCCGCCGAGCCCGAGGGGGCGGCCGAGGCAGCCAGAG GTGGGTCCCGGGCTCAGTACCACACCTTGCAGGCTGGCTTCAGCTCCCGTTCCCAGGGCCTGAGTGGGGACACCACCTCA ACCTTCCGGCCCATCGCCAAGCCCACCTACAGCCCTGCCTCCTGGTCCTCACGCTCAGCTGTGGATCTGAGCTCCAGCCGGAGGCTGAGCTCTGCCCACAATGGGGGCAGCACCTTTGGCGCTGCAGGGTACGGAGGTGTCCAGCCCGCTGCCCCCATGCCCACCCGGCCCGTGTCCTTCCACGAGCGCGGTGGGGTGGGCAGCCGGATGGATTACGACACCCTGTCCCTGCGCTCGCTGAGGCTGGGGGCCGGCGGCCCAGACGACCGCTGCAGCGTGCTGTCTGAGCAGCTGGAGCCGGCCACCGCCTCCGCCTACCGGGCCTTTGCCTATGAGCGCCAGGCCAGCTCGAGTTCTGGCCGAGCGGGGGGCCTGGACTGGCCAGAGGCTGCCGAGGGGCCGCCCAGCCGGACCATCCGTGCCCCGGCCATGCGGACACTGCAGCGGTTCCAGAGTAGCCACCGCAGCcgtgggggagctgggggagcaCCAGGGGGTGTCCTGGAGCCCATGACCCGGGCACCATCGGTGcgcagcctcagcctcagcctggcTGACTCGGGCCACCTGCCGGACCTGCGTGGGCTGGACAGCTACGGTGGCCGCCGCACCCTGCAGAGGCTTAGCAGCGG CTTTGACGACATGGACTTGCCCTCAGCAGTCAAATACCTCATGGCCTCAGATCCCAACCTGCAGGTGCTGGGAGCAGCCTACATCCAGCACAAGTGCTACAGCGACGCAGCAGCCAAGAAGCAG GCCCGCAGCCTTCAGGCTGTGCCTCGGCTGGTGAAGCTCTTCAACCATGCAAACCAGGAGGTGCAGCGCCATGCCACAGGCGCCATGCGCAACCTCGTCTACGACAATGCAGACAACAAGCTGGCCCTGGTGGAAGAGAATGGCATCTTCGAGCTGCTGCGGACCCTGCGTGAGCAGGACGACGAGCTGCGCAAGAACGTCACAG GGATTTTGTGGAACTTGTCCTCCAGCGACCACCTGAAGGACCGCCTGGCCCGAGACACCCTGGAGCAGCTCACAGACTTGGTACTGAGCCCGCTCTCGGGGGCTGGAGGGCCCCCCCTCATCCAGCAGAATGCCTCCGAGGCCGAGATCTTCTACAATGCCACAGGCCTCCTCag GAACCTCAGCTCAGCGTCCCAGGCCACTCGCCAGAAGATGCGCGAGTGCCACGGGCTAGTGGACGCCCTGGTCACCTACATCCACCATGCCCTGGATGTGGGCAAGTGTGAGGACAAG AGCGTGGAGAACGCGGTGTGCGTGCTCAGGAACCTGTCCTACCGCCTGTACGATGAGATGCCGCCATCGGCCCTGCAGCGGCTGGAGGGCCGGGGCCGCCGGGACACGGCGGGGGCGCCGCCGGGCGAGGTGGTGGGCTGCTTCACGCCACAGAGCCGGCGGCTCCGAGAG CTGCCCCTCGCGGCCGACGCGCTCACCTTTGCCGAGGTGTCTAAAGACCCCAAGGGGCTCGAGTGGCTGTGGAGCCCGCAGGTCGTGGGGCTGTACAACCGGCTGCTGCAGCGCTGTGAGCTCAACCGGCACACCACGGAGGCGGCGGCCGGGGCGCTGCAGAACATCACCGCGGGCGACCGCAGG TGGGCGGGCGTGTTGAGCCGGCTGGCTCTGGAGCAGGAGCGCATCCTGAACCCGCTGCTGGACCGAGTTCGGACCGCTGACCACCACCAGCTGCGCTCCCTGACCGGCCTCATCCGCAACCTGTCCCGGAACGCCAGGAACAAGGATGAGATGT CCACCAAAGTGGTGAGTCACCTGATCGAGAAGCTGCCTGGCAGCGTGGGTGAGAAGTCTCCCCCGGCCGACGTCCTGGTAAACATCATAGCCATCCTCAACAACCTGGTGGTGGCCAGTCCTGTGGCCGCCCGAGACCTGCTCTACTTCGACGGGCTCCGCAAGCTGGTCTTCATCAAGAAGAAGCAGGACAG CCCCGACAGTGAGAAGTCCTCCCGGGCGGCTTCTAGCCTCTTGGCCAACCTGTGGCAGTACAGCAAGCTCCACCGGGACTTCCGGGCG AAGGGCTACCgcaaggaggacttcctgggcCCGTAG